The proteins below are encoded in one region of Silene latifolia isolate original U9 population chromosome 2, ASM4854445v1, whole genome shotgun sequence:
- the LOC141641192 gene encoding uncharacterized protein LOC141641192 has protein sequence MGNFNVIRYLHGKVSHISPVLSELVDFNECLLHCGLDDINGSGCEYTWYNKQDAQTRVYTKLDRFMDPGVSDHSPTLLRFHGDIRPPRRFKFLNCWVDHPDFHKTVAEAWACDVAGNSMFRLMGKLKAVKKKLKLLHSTRFSYITKRVKVKQADLAHCYQALQADPLSPALIQKEQAASADFWKLKRIEMCILSQRAKIHDVKHNDTSSRFFFQEIKERQHQQLIGAVAPIDPEIFTKGARVDLTDCAKLTSPITRSEIKQALFSIDVNKSPGIDGFSSGFFRAVWDIVKVDFCKAVEELFTTGHMPKQCVKLGLTHLVFADDLMIFLRGDLPTVYRATAELAHFSTWSGLTANLDKTEIYFGGVSEEVKQLILQATSLQEGVFPFRYLGIPIHASRLHADMYGALLLKLQ, from the exons ATGGGAAATTTTAATGTCATCAGATACTTGCATGGGAAGGTTAGCCATATCTCTCCCGTTCTGTCTGAGCTTGTTGATTTCAATGAGTGTTTATTACACTGTGGCCTGGATGACATCAATGGGTCGGGTTGTGAGTATACCTGGTATAATAAGCAGGATGCTCAAACTAGAGTCTACACTAAACTGGATAGG TTCATGGATCCAGGGGTCTCTGATCATAGTCCTACTTTACTGAGGTTTCATGGGGACATCAGGCCTCCTAGGAGATTTAAATTTCTCAATTGCTGGGTGGACCATCCTGACTTCCATAAAACTGTTGCAGAAGCTTGGGCCTGTGATGTTGCTGGGAACTCTATGTTTAGGTTGATGGGGAAGCTCAAAGCTGTCAAGAAGAAGTTAAAGTTGCTTCATAGTACTAGGTTTTCTTATATCACTAAGAGAGTTAAAGTGAAGCAAGCTGACCTTGCCCACTGCTATCAGGCCCTACAAGCTGATCCTCTTTCTCCTGCCCTGATTCAAAAAGAGCAAGCAGCTTCTGCTGATTTTTGGAAGCTCAAGAGGATTGAAATGTGCATTCTATCTCAAAGAGCTAAAATCCATGATGTGAAGCATAATGATACTAGCTCTAGGTTCTTCTTTCAGGAAATTAAAGAACGACAGCACCAGCAACTTATTGGG GCAGTTGCTCCCATTGACCCTGAGATTTTTACTAAGGGTGCTCGTGTGGACCTCACTGATTGTGCCAAGCTTACATCTCCAATTACTAGATCTGAGATTAAGCAGGCTCTCTTCAGTATTGATGTCAATAAGAGCCCTGGCATAGATGGATTCTCCTCTGGTTTCTTTAGAGCTGTCTGGGATATTGTGAAGGTGGATTTCTGCAAAGCAGTGGAGGAATTATTTACTACTGGCCATATGCCTAAGCAG TGTGTTAAGCTTGGCCTTACTCATCTTGTatttgctgatgatctcatgaTCTTCCTTAGGGGTGACCTACCTACTGTTTATAGAGCCACTGCAGAGCTTGCCCATTTCTCAACCTGGTCTGGCCTTACTGCTAACCTGGATAAGACTGAGATCTATTTTGGGGGAGTAAGTGAGGAGGTTAAACAGCTCATCTTGCAAGCTACCAGTCTGCAGGAAGGTGTATTCCCATTCAGGTACCTAGGGATTCCTATCCATGCTTCTAGGCTTCATGCTGACATGTATGGTGCCCTTCTCCTGAAGCTTCAGTAG